GAACTCGCAGCGCTTCCGGCTCGAGCGGAACGAGATCCGCGACGTCCGCGACGGCTTCTACATCCAGTCCTCGAGCGGCGGCGTGGTGCGCGGCAACGTGGCGCGCGACCTGCGCTACGGCCTCCACTACATGTTCTCCGACGACAACCTCTTCGAGGACAACCTCTTCGAGAACGGGGCCGCCGGCACTGCGCTGATGTACTCCAAGCGCATCACCTTCCGCCGCAACCGCTTCGTGCGCAATCGCGGCTTCGCCTCGGTCGGCCTGCTGCTGAAAGCCTGCGACGAGGTGGTGGCGGAGGACAACCTGATCGCCGACAACGCCCGCGGCATCTTCCTCGAGGGCTCCTACGACAACGTCTTCCGCGGCAACGTCGTGGCGGCCTCCGACGTGGCGCTGGTGATCTACGACTCCTGCGCCCGCAACGCCTTCACCGGCAACAGCTTCGTCGGCAACCTCTCGCCACTCTCGCTCTCCGGCCGGCGCACCGACACGCGCTTCGAAGGGAACTTCTGGTCCGACGCGAGCGAGCCCGACCTCGACGGCGACGGGCGGAGCGACCGCCCCTACCGCCTGTCGAGCGTCTTCGACCACCTGCGCGGCAACCTCACCGCGGCCGACCTCCTGGCGCAGAGCCTCGCCGCCCGCGCCCTCGGTGCCGCCGAGCTGGCCTTCCCGGTGCTCGCGCCGGTGGCGGTGGAGGACGTCTCGCCGCTGGCGCGCGCGCCCGAGCTCGCGGTCCCCGAGTGGACGCCGCGCGGCCGGTCGGGAGCGGATCCGGCGGGCATGCTCGGCGCCCTGGCTCTGCTCTCGGCCGGCGGCGCGACGCTGGCGCGCGGCAGGAGGCGGCGGTGATCGAGTTCCGGCGCTTCGGCAAGCGCTTCGGCGCGGTGGTGGCGGTCGACGCCCTCGATCTGCGGGTGGCCCCCGGCGAGGTGGTGGCGCTGCTCGGGCCGAACGGCTCGGGCAAGACGACGGCGCTCAAGGCGGTGGCCGGGCTGCTCCGGCCCTCCTCCGGCGAGGTGCTCGTCGACGGCGAGCCGGCGGAGCGGCCGGAGGCGCGTCGACGGCTCTCCTACCTGCCGCAGAAGGTGGCCTTCCCCGACTCGCTCTCCGGCGAAGAGGTGCTCTCCTTCTACCGGCGTCTGCGCGGCGTCGCGGCGGAGCGGGTGGGCGAGGTGCTGCGCTTCGCCGCGCTCAACGGCGCCGGGGCACGGGCGGTCGGGACCTACTCCGGCGGGATGACCCAGCGCCTGGGGCTCGCCGTGGCGATGGTCGCCGACTCGCCGCTGCTGCTGCTCGACGAGCCGACGGCGGCGCTCGATGCCGAGGGGCTCCAGGCGTTCTTCGGCCTGGTCGAGCGCCACCGCCGGGACGGCCGCACGGTGCTCTTCACCTCGCACCAGCTCGGCGACGTGGAGCGCCTGGTGGACCGCTTCGCGATCCTGGTCGGCGGCAGGCTGGTCGCCTCGTTGACCTCCCCGGAGCTCGCCACGCGCCTGGCGGACCGCGGCGCGCTGCGGCTGCGGCTCGGCCGCGAGCCGGAAGGGCTGCTCGAGGCGCTCCGCTCCCGCGTGCCGACGGCGCGCCGGGAGGGCGACGAGCTGGTGCTCCCGGGCCCGGCGGCCGGGCGGCCGGCGGTGCTCGACGAGGTCCGGCGCCGGGGAGGGGAGATCACCGGTCTCACCACCGAAGAGGGGCGGCTCGACGTGCTCTTCCGCGAGCTGGTCGAGGAGAGCCGGGCCGGAAAGGAGAGCCGATGAGAGCCGGAGCCCTGCGCGCCCACCTCGCCGCCCTGACGCTGCTCGTCGCCGCCTGCGACGGCGGCGCGCCGCGCCCGGCCGAGCTCGACACCCGGCACGAGAGCTGCCGCTTCTGCCGCATGACGGTCTCCGAGCGGCCGTTCGCCGCGCAGGTCGTAGCGCCGGGCGAGGAGCCGGTGTTCTTCGACGACCTGGGCTGCCTCCGCGACTTCCTCGGCTCGGGAGGGAAGCTGCCGACGGGAGCCACGATCTTCGTCGCCGACCACCGCACCGGCGAATGGGTGTCGGGGGCGACGGCCCTCTACACCGAAGTCCCGACCCTGCAGACCCCGATGGCCTCCCATCTCGTCGCGCACGCCGATGTTGCCTCGCGCGACGCCGACCCCACCGCCGCCGGCGGCCTGCCGGTCGCCGCGGCGGCGATCTTCGGTCCCAGCGGAGCGCCAGGCACGCCGTGACCGACGCCGCGCCGTCCCGCTTCGGCGTGCTCGCGCTCGCCGCCGCCCTCGAGCTCACCCAGGCGCTGCGCTCGCGCTGGACGCAGATCTTCGCCGTGGTCTTCGGCGCGCTCGCGCTCGCCGTCGCCGCCTCGGGATACGTGCTCTCGGGCGGCCAGGGGGTGCAGGACTTCGCACGCACCGCCGCCTCGCTGACCCAGCTCGTCCTGCTGCTGGTGCCGCTCACCGCGCTGCTGCTCGGGGTGCTCGCGCTCTGCCCGGAGCGCGGCTCGGCCGAGCTCCTCTTCTCACAGCCGGTCGGCCGCGGCACGCTGCTGCTCGGCCGCCTGCTCGGCCTGTTCGAGGCGCTGGCGGCGGCGCAGGCGGTGGGCTTCGGCGCGGCGGGCGCGGTGATCTTCGCGCGCGCCGGCGAAGAGGGCGCCTCGGGCTTCCTGCTGCTCGTCCTCTTCTCGTTCGCCCTCACCGCGATCTTCCTCGGCCTCGCCGCGCTCGTCTCCGCGGGGAGCTCGGCGCGGGGACGGGCGCGGTCGCTGGCGGTGGCGCTGGTCGTCTGGTTCGCCGCGGTGCTGCTCTACGACGTGGTGGCGCTCGCCCTCGCCTCGACGCTGCGCTCGGGCTCCGCCTCGCGCCTGCTCATCGTCTCGGTGCTGCTCAACCCGGTCGACGCGGTGCGCACCGGGGCTCTCCTCGCCGCCGAGGGCTCGACCGCCTTCGGCGCCGCCTCGCTCGCCTTCTTCCGCTTCACCGGCGGCGGCCTCGGCGCCGGCCTGGCGATCGCCGCCTCGCTGCTCGCCTGGCTGGTTCTGCCCACCTGGCTCGCGGCCCGCCGGCTCGCGCGCGCCGATCTCTGAGGCGGCGCGCCGACGCAAGGGGGCGGCCCTGGCCGTGGGCTAGGATCGCGACGATGCGTCGTCTCCATCCCGGGCAAGCGGGCCGACGGCCAGCCGTGGCGGTCGCCCTCCTCCTCGTCGCCGGCCTCGCGGGCTGCCGCTCGCTCGCCCCCGCTCCGCCCGGGCCGTCGCCGGAGCCGCGCTGGTTCCGCGGCAACGTCCACACCCACACGCTGTGGAGCGACGGCGACTCGGCACCGGAGGCGGTGGTGGACTGGTATGCCGCGCACGGCTACGACTTCCTGGTGATCTCGGACCACAACATCCTGCCGGAGGGGGAGTTCTGGCGGCAGATCGGCGTCGGCTACAAGCTGGCCCATCCCGAGCACGTCGCCGAGCTGCGCGCCCGCTACGGCGAGGGCGCGGTCGCCGTGCGCCCGCGCGCGGCGGGCGGGGAGGAGCTGCGGCTCGCGACGATGCGCGAGCTGCGGACGCGCTTCGAGCGGCCGGGCGGGTTCCTGCTGCTCACCGCCGAGGAGATCTCGGACCGCTTCGAGGGGCGCCCGATCCATCACGGCGCCGTCAACGTCGGGAGGAAGATCGCGCCGCCGGGGGGCGCGACGGTGCGCGAGCTCATGCGGCGGACGCTCGCGCTCGTCGCGGCCGAGGGGCGGCGCACGGGCCGGCCGGTGCTCGGCCATCTCAACCACCCGAACTACGAGTGGGGCGTCGCGGCCGAGGACCTCGCGGCGGTCGTCGAGGAGCGCTTCTTCGAGGTCTACAACGGCCTCCGCCTGGTGCGCAACGAGGGCGACGCGACGCACCGGAGCAGCGAGGCGATCTGGGATCACGTGCTGGCGGTTCGCCTCGCCGAGATGGCCGATGTCGAGGCCCCGCCGCTCTGGGCGCTCGCCACCGACGACGCGCACGACTTCCGGGAGATCCCCGGCGTGTCGAACCCGGGCCGCGGGTGGGTCGTCGTCCGCGCGACCGAGCTGACCCCGGACGCGATCCTCTCGGGCCTCCTCGCCGGCGACTTCTACGCCTCGAGCGGCGTCGCGCTGCGCGCGGTGGAGCGCAGCGACGAGGGGCTGGCGGTCGAGGTCGAGCCCGCGCCGGGAGTCGCCTACACGATCCGCTTCATCGGCACCCGCGGTCGTCCCGGCGACACGGTCGCCGACCTCGCGGTGGGCGAGACACTCGCCGAAGTGTCCGGCGTGCGCGCCGTCTACCGCTTCCGCGGCGACGAGCTCTACGTCCGCGCCGTGGTCGTCTCCGACCGCCGACACCCGAACGGCTACGCGGAGGGAGATCGCGAGACCGCCTGGACGCAGCCGGCGCTGCCCGGCCGGCCCGGCCGCTGACGGCCGGACCGGCGAGCCCTCCCCGCGTCGCTGATCTCGGTCATACTTCCGGCGCCGTCCAACGGATACCTTCGCTCTCGGGGAAGGGAGGGACGATGCTCTTGACGCTCAACCCGCGCGCGCTGTTCTGGGCGCTGGTGTGGACCGTGGGCCTGGCCGCCGCGGTGCCGCTCGGCTCGCGCAACCTGCAGAACTTCGACGGCGCGCTGGTGGCCTACCTCTTCGGCACCCTCTTCGCGTGCTTCGGCATCGTCTACCGCTACGCCGTCTGGCTCGACCGGCCGCCGACCAGGCTCTACTGGGGCGCCGGCTGGCGCCTGCTCTTCACGCGCCACTTCGTGTCGCAGGCCCTGGTTCTCCTCCGGCGCTTCGGCGGCGATCTCGTCGGCCAGACGTTCATCTTCCGTCGCTCCCCCTGGCGCGGAGTCGCGCATCTGCTGCTCTCGTGGGGCTGTCTCTCGGCCTTCGCCATCACCCTGCCGCTCACCTTCGGCTGGGTGCACTTCACGCTCGCCGCCGGGCGCACCGACATCTATGTCGCCCATCTCTTCGGCTTCGCCGCATTCGAGTTTCCGCTCCATTCGCTCGTCGCCCTCGGCCTCTTCCACGCCCTGAACGTCTCGTCGCTGCTGGTCATCGCCGGCGCTCTCTACTTCGTGCGACGGCGCCTCACCGACGGCGGGCTCCTCGCCACGCAGTCGTTCGACATGGACGTCCTGCCGCTCGTGCTGCTGCTGGCCGTCTCGGTGACCGGGCTCGGCCTGACCTGGGATTACGAGCTGATGCAGGGTCGGGCCCACGCCTTCATGGCGATCACGCACGCCATCACCGTGATCTTGCTGCTCGTCTGGCTGCCGTTCGGCAAGTTCTTCCACCTCTTCCAGCGTCCCGCCCAGCTCGGCGTGGCGCTCTACCGCCGGGCGGGCGAGGCCGGCGAGCAGGCCGTCTGCCCGCACACCGGCGAGGCGTTCGCGTCGCGGATGCACGTCGAGGACCTCAAGCAGGTGACGCGCGAGGTCGGATTCGACTTCACGCTCGCCGGCGGCGGATCGCACCTCGATCTGTCGCCGCAGGGCAAGCGCGCGGCTCTGGCGCGCGCTCACCTCGAGGCGCGGCGGCGCGCCGGCTCGCTGTTCGGCTGAGCACTGGAGCGACGACCATGGCCCGACTCCCGATTCCCGCCGAGCAGCTCGTCGAGCGCTTCGGTCCGCACCTCAACTATCCGCCGCCGGCAGGGTTTCCGGGGCGCTCCGAGCCCGATGCCGTCGTGCCGACCCACTGCTGCTTCTGCGGCATGCAGTGCGGCATCAAGCTCCTGGTCAAGGACAACCGCGTCGTCGGCTTCGACCCCTGGGAGGAGTTCCCGTTCAACGAGGGCCGGCTCTGTCCCAAGGGAGTCCAGCGCTATTTGCAGAACAACCACCCCGATCGCCTGCTCACGCCGCTCGAGCGGGTGGACGGAGAGGGGTTCCGCCCGCTCGACTGGACGCGCGCCTTCGACCGCGTCGAGAGCGAGGTGCGCCGCATCCAGGAGCGCCACGGACGGGACGCCTTCGCTCTCCTCTCGGGCGTGTCGCTCACCAACGAGAAGAGCTATCTCGTCGGCAAGCTCGCCCGCGTGGCGTTCAAGACGAAGAACCTCGACTACAACGGCCGCCTCTGCATGGTGAGCGCCGGCGCCGGGAACAAGAAGGCCTTCGGGCTCGACCGCGCGTCGAACACCTATGCCGACCTTGCCGGAGCCGAGGTGATCGTCGTCGCGGGTGCCAACGTCAGCGAGACCTTCCCGACGCTCATCCACTGGATCTGGCAGGCGCGCGACCGTGGCGCTCGCCTGATCGTCGTCGACCCGCGGATGACGCCGATCGCCCGCACCGCGGACCTGCACCTGCCGGTGCGCCCGGGACGCGACTCGGCGCTCTACGGGGCGATCCTCAAGCAGATGATCGACCACGACTGGATCGACCACGAGTTCGTCGACCAGCACACCAGCGGCTTCGCCGAAACGGCGGACGCCGTGGCCGGGTACGACCTCGCGTGGGCCGAAGAGGTCACCGGTGTGCCCCGCGAGTCGATCGCCCTCGCCGCGGAGTGGTGGGGCCGGGCGAAGACCAGCTTCCTGCTCCATGCCCGCGGCATCGAGCACCACACCAAGGGGGTCGACAACGTCGTCTCCTGCATCAACCTGGTGCTGGCGAGCGGCCGCATCGGTCGACCCAACTGCGGCTACGGCACCATCACCGGCCAGGGCAACGGCCAGGGCGGGCGCGAGCATGGTCACAAGTGCGACCAGCTCCCCGGGAACCGCGACATCGAGAATCCGGTTCACCGGCGGTACATCGCCGACGTCTGGGGGATCCCCGAGCCCGAGCTGCCGGGCAAGGGCCTCACCGCCTACGAGATCGTCGAGGCGATCCACCGCGGCGAGATCCGCGGCCTGCTCTCGATCTGCTTCAACCCGCTCGTCTCGCTGCCCAACAACGGCTTCGTCCGCGAGGCGCTCGAGAAGCTCGAGTTCTACGTCGCCATCGACTTCTTCCTCTCCGAAACGGCGCGCCACGCCGACCTCGTCCTCGCCGGCTCGCTGCACGAGGAAGAGGAGGGGACGGTCACCACCGCCGAGGGGCGAGTGACCCGCGTGCGCGCCGCGGTGACGCCTCCGGGAGAGGCGCGCACGGACACCTCGATCTTGCTCGAGATCGCTCGCCGTCTCGGGGCCGGCGACAAGTTCGTCTACGCCGACTCGGAGGCGATCTTCGACGAGCTGCGCGTGGCCTCGAAGGGCGGAACCGCCGACTACTTCGGCATCACCTACCGCAAGATCGAAGAGAACTTCGGTGTCTTCTGGCCCTGCCCGACGCTCGACCATCCGGGGACGCCACGGCTCTGGGAGGACCGCAAGTTCGCCACCGCCGACGGCCGGGCGCACTTCAACGCGGTGCGCTATCGCGACCCCGGCGAGGTCACCGACGAGGAGTTCCCGGTGATCCTCACCACCGGCCGAGTCGTCTCGCAGTACCTCTCCGGCACCCAGACGCGGCGCATCGGCAAGCTCGTCGAGCAGTACCCGGAGCCGTTGCTCGAGATCCACCCGCGCCTCGCGGCACGCTACGGCATCGCCGAGCGCGATCTGGTGCGGGTGGTGACGCGGCGCGGGGCGGCGGAGTTCCCGGCGCAGCTCGTCGAGACGATCCGCGAGGACACCGTCTTCGTCCCGTACCACTGGCCCGGTCGGCGCTCGGTCAACCAGCTCACCTCGGGCCACCTCGATCCGGTGTCGAAGATCCCCGAGTTCAAGGTGTGTGCCGCCCGCCTCGAACCCACCGGCCGCCAGGCCCCGTCCGCGCGCGAGGCCGCCGCGCACGCGAGCGTCTGATGGCGATCCCGGCCGACACCTCCTTCCGCACCGACCGCGAGTTTTTCGTCGACCCGCAGCGCTGCATCGGTTGTCACGCCTGCGAAATGGCGTGCGCCGAGTGCGAGACCAACGGACAGATCGCGATGATCAGCGTCGAGTACGTGCAGCGCGCCGCCAGCCCGCAGACCGCCGTGCAGATCTGCATGCACTGCGAGGAGCCGGCGTGCGCCGAGGTCTGCCCGGCCGACGCCATCTCCAAGGACGAGTTCGGCGTGGTGCACAGCGCCGCCACGGAACGCTGCATCGCCTGCTCGAACTGCGTTCTCGCCTGCCCCTTCGGGGTGCCGAAGAAGATCGAGCCGCAGCAGCTGATGATGAAGTGCAACCTCTGCTACGACCGCACCAGCGCCGGCCGCAAGCCGATGTGCGCGACGGTCTGCCCCAGCGGGGCGCTCTCTTACGGTACGCGCGACGAGATCGCCGCGGCGCGCCCGGGGAGCGACCCGGTCTCGGTCTTCCGCTTCGGCGAGCAGACGGTCCGCACGCGGGTCCACGTGATGATGCCGAAGGGCAGTCACCTGCTGGTCGTCGACTGACGGCCGCGGGGCAAGGAGCAGCCGCATGAGCGAAGAGGATCGACTGCCGCCGCGCCCGGCCTGGCGCACCGACTTCCCGGTGGAGCGCGTCGAGGCGCAGCACGTCAGCCGGCGCGAGTTCGCCAAGTACCTGGTCCTGGTCTCCGGTGGGTTCACCGCCGGCAGCGCGGTGATCGCGGTCAAGGACGATCTGGTCGCCGCGCCCCGGCTGCCGGCCGGCGGAACGCGGCTCTGTGCCGTCGCCGAGCTGCCGGTCGGCAGCAGCCGACCGTTCGTCGTCCCGGGGACGACCGTGCCGGCGTTCGTCGTCCGCCTCGACGAGACGACCTTCCGCG
This genomic window from Holophagales bacterium contains:
- the nosD gene encoding nitrous oxide reductase family maturation protein NosD, with product MRARLLALAVGALVAAGGASADEAAPPAQNLEGRPGVSETSPLQARIDAAAPGATVEVAAGTWTGDLWIDKPLRLVGRGRPRLVGSSRGSVVRVRAAEVTVEGFDIDGRGGGDLARDTAGVHVAAARATVRDCRIAGCLFGIYLRASDDATVAGCTIAGIPGKDPGEKGSGIHVWNSQRFRLERNEIRDVRDGFYIQSSSGGVVRGNVARDLRYGLHYMFSDDNLFEDNLFENGAAGTALMYSKRITFRRNRFVRNRGFASVGLLLKACDEVVAEDNLIADNARGIFLEGSYDNVFRGNVVAASDVALVIYDSCARNAFTGNSFVGNLSPLSLSGRRTDTRFEGNFWSDASEPDLDGDGRSDRPYRLSSVFDHLRGNLTAADLLAQSLAARALGAAELAFPVLAPVAVEDVSPLARAPELAVPEWTPRGRSGADPAGMLGALALLSAGGATLARGRRRR
- a CDS encoding ABC transporter ATP-binding protein — encoded protein: MIEFRRFGKRFGAVVAVDALDLRVAPGEVVALLGPNGSGKTTALKAVAGLLRPSSGEVLVDGEPAERPEARRRLSYLPQKVAFPDSLSGEEVLSFYRRLRGVAAERVGEVLRFAALNGAGARAVGTYSGGMTQRLGLAVAMVADSPLLLLDEPTAALDAEGLQAFFGLVERHRRDGRTVLFTSHQLGDVERLVDRFAILVGGRLVASLTSPELATRLADRGALRLRLGREPEGLLEALRSRVPTARREGDELVLPGPAAGRPAVLDEVRRRGGEITGLTTEEGRLDVLFRELVEESRAGKESR
- a CDS encoding ABC transporter permease subunit, which gives rise to MLALAAALELTQALRSRWTQIFAVVFGALALAVAASGYVLSGGQGVQDFARTAASLTQLVLLLVPLTALLLGVLALCPERGSAELLFSQPVGRGTLLLGRLLGLFEALAAAQAVGFGAAGAVIFARAGEEGASGFLLLVLFSFALTAIFLGLAALVSAGSSARGRARSLAVALVVWFAAVLLYDVVALALASTLRSGSASRLLIVSVLLNPVDAVRTGALLAAEGSTAFGAASLAFFRFTGGGLGAGLAIAASLLAWLVLPTWLAARRLARADL
- a CDS encoding histidinol-phosphatase, coding for MRRLHPGQAGRRPAVAVALLLVAGLAGCRSLAPAPPGPSPEPRWFRGNVHTHTLWSDGDSAPEAVVDWYAAHGYDFLVISDHNILPEGEFWRQIGVGYKLAHPEHVAELRARYGEGAVAVRPRAAGGEELRLATMRELRTRFERPGGFLLLTAEEISDRFEGRPIHHGAVNVGRKIAPPGGATVRELMRRTLALVAAEGRRTGRPVLGHLNHPNYEWGVAAEDLAAVVEERFFEVYNGLRLVRNEGDATHRSSEAIWDHVLAVRLAEMADVEAPPLWALATDDAHDFREIPGVSNPGRGWVVVRATELTPDAILSGLLAGDFYASSGVALRAVERSDEGLAVEVEPAPGVAYTIRFIGTRGRPGDTVADLAVGETLAEVSGVRAVYRFRGDELYVRAVVVSDRRHPNGYAEGDRETAWTQPALPGRPGR
- a CDS encoding MFS transporter yields the protein MLLTLNPRALFWALVWTVGLAAAVPLGSRNLQNFDGALVAYLFGTLFACFGIVYRYAVWLDRPPTRLYWGAGWRLLFTRHFVSQALVLLRRFGGDLVGQTFIFRRSPWRGVAHLLLSWGCLSAFAITLPLTFGWVHFTLAAGRTDIYVAHLFGFAAFEFPLHSLVALGLFHALNVSSLLVIAGALYFVRRRLTDGGLLATQSFDMDVLPLVLLLAVSVTGLGLTWDYELMQGRAHAFMAITHAITVILLLVWLPFGKFFHLFQRPAQLGVALYRRAGEAGEQAVCPHTGEAFASRMHVEDLKQVTREVGFDFTLAGGGSHLDLSPQGKRAALARAHLEARRRAGSLFG
- a CDS encoding molybdopterin oxidoreductase family protein, translating into MARLPIPAEQLVERFGPHLNYPPPAGFPGRSEPDAVVPTHCCFCGMQCGIKLLVKDNRVVGFDPWEEFPFNEGRLCPKGVQRYLQNNHPDRLLTPLERVDGEGFRPLDWTRAFDRVESEVRRIQERHGRDAFALLSGVSLTNEKSYLVGKLARVAFKTKNLDYNGRLCMVSAGAGNKKAFGLDRASNTYADLAGAEVIVVAGANVSETFPTLIHWIWQARDRGARLIVVDPRMTPIARTADLHLPVRPGRDSALYGAILKQMIDHDWIDHEFVDQHTSGFAETADAVAGYDLAWAEEVTGVPRESIALAAEWWGRAKTSFLLHARGIEHHTKGVDNVVSCINLVLASGRIGRPNCGYGTITGQGNGQGGREHGHKCDQLPGNRDIENPVHRRYIADVWGIPEPELPGKGLTAYEIVEAIHRGEIRGLLSICFNPLVSLPNNGFVREALEKLEFYVAIDFFLSETARHADLVLAGSLHEEEEGTVTTAEGRVTRVRAAVTPPGEARTDTSILLEIARRLGAGDKFVYADSEAIFDELRVASKGGTADYFGITYRKIEENFGVFWPCPTLDHPGTPRLWEDRKFATADGRAHFNAVRYRDPGEVTDEEFPVILTTGRVVSQYLSGTQTRRIGKLVEQYPEPLLEIHPRLAARYGIAERDLVRVVTRRGAAEFPAQLVETIREDTVFVPYHWPGRRSVNQLTSGHLDPVSKIPEFKVCAARLEPTGRQAPSAREAAAHASV
- a CDS encoding 4Fe-4S binding protein yields the protein MAIPADTSFRTDREFFVDPQRCIGCHACEMACAECETNGQIAMISVEYVQRAASPQTAVQICMHCEEPACAEVCPADAISKDEFGVVHSAATERCIACSNCVLACPFGVPKKIEPQQLMMKCNLCYDRTSAGRKPMCATVCPSGALSYGTRDEIAAARPGSDPVSVFRFGEQTVRTRVHVMMPKGSHLLVVD
- a CDS encoding Rieske (2Fe-2S) protein; translated protein: MSEEDRLPPRPAWRTDFPVERVEAQHVSRREFAKYLVLVSGGFTAGSAVIAVKDDLVAAPRLPAGGTRLCAVAELPVGSSRPFVVPGTTVPAFVVRLDETTFRAFETKCTHLSCAVVYSAANGRIECPCHNGAFDARSGAVLQGPPPRPLRRFAVVVRDGDLVLTGEEAS